In the Opitutaceae bacterium genome, one interval contains:
- a CDS encoding type II toxin-antitoxin system VapC family toxin → MNLLLDTHVWIWSQESPDRIGDLARRELLRNDRSIYVSTISTLEIARLAAIGLIELKGPLDLWIRDSLEALQASTIEISHPIAIGAYQLPGEFHKDPADRLIVATAREHELKLMTADRRILVYPGVETLDAET, encoded by the coding sequence GTGAATCTGCTTCTGGATACCCACGTCTGGATCTGGTCCCAGGAATCACCGGATCGGATCGGCGATCTGGCCCGGCGGGAGCTTCTCCGGAACGACCGATCGATCTATGTTTCGACCATTTCGACTCTCGAAATTGCGCGCCTGGCGGCGATCGGATTGATTGAGTTGAAGGGCCCGCTCGATCTTTGGATCAGGGATTCTCTGGAGGCACTGCAGGCGTCAACGATCGAAATCTCCCATCCCATCGCCATCGGGGCCTATCAGTTGCCCGGTGAGTTCCACAAGGATCCTGCGGATCGCCTGATTGTGGCCACGGCGCGTGAGCATGAGTTGAAACTGATGACTGCAGATCGCCGGATACTGGTCTATCCAGGAGTGGAGACTCTCGATGCCGAGACGTAA
- a CDS encoding acyltransferase, whose amino-acid sequence MPSPRILKSGIVNVTFGENVTVIEPANLYGCTIGDDCFIGPFVEIQRRVTVGARTRVQSHAFICELVTIGSDCFISHGAMFINDLFATGGPAKGREDLWKGTTIGNHVSIGTNSTILPVSICDHVVIGAGSVVTKNITEPGIYAGNPVRKLR is encoded by the coding sequence ATGCCCTCCCCTCGCATCCTCAAATCCGGCATCGTCAACGTCACCTTCGGTGAGAACGTGACCGTCATCGAGCCGGCCAATCTTTACGGCTGCACGATCGGCGACGACTGTTTCATCGGTCCCTTCGTGGAGATCCAGCGGCGCGTGACCGTCGGCGCCCGCACCCGGGTCCAGTCCCACGCCTTCATCTGCGAGCTGGTTACCATCGGCTCCGACTGCTTCATCTCGCACGGGGCCATGTTCATCAACGACCTCTTCGCGACGGGTGGCCCCGCCAAAGGCCGGGAAGACCTCTGGAAAGGCACCACGATCGGCAACCACGTCAGCATCGGGACCAATTCGACAATCCTTCCGGTCAGCATCTGCGACCACGTCGTCATCGGCGCCGGCAGTGTGGTCACGAAAAACATCACCGAACCCGGAATCTACGCGGGAAATCCCGTCAGGAAGCTCCGGTAA
- a CDS encoding GxxExxY protein — translation MPDLIHGQDVYDIIGCAFEVYNEMGSGFLEAVYQECMEIELTDRQILFEPQKQLQLKYKDHVLQKEYIPDLVIRNRIIVELKAEDKLLPKHEAQLINYLEATKLKVGVLINFGAHPMLEWKRLVN, via the coding sequence ATGCCAGACCTGATTCACGGACAAGACGTATACGATATCATTGGCTGCGCCTTCGAAGTCTACAACGAGATGGGATCTGGTTTCCTTGAAGCCGTCTACCAGGAATGCATGGAGATCGAACTGACAGACCGGCAGATCCTTTTTGAACCACAGAAGCAACTACAGCTGAAATACAAGGACCACGTTCTACAAAAAGAATACATCCCCGACCTGGTCATCCGAAACAGGATCATCGTGGAACTGAAAGCCGAAGACAAACTGCTTCCAAAGCATGAAGCCCAACTTATCAACTACCTCGAGGCCACAAAACTCAAAGTAGGTGTCCTCATCAATTTCGGAGCCCACCCAATGCTGGAATGGAAACGCTTGGTCAACTAG
- a CDS encoding DegT/DnrJ/EryC1/StrS family aminotransferase, translating to MQVPFLDLKAHHQPHRAEFLAAIAEVVDANAFAGGPFVAKFEEGFAAYCGVKHAIGVGNGTDALWLSLLALGVGPGDEVITVPLTFMATAEAISFTGATPVFVDVDPKTWLMDAAKLEAAITPRTKAIMPVHLHGQTADMDAINTIACRHELPVVEDAAQAHGATNKGRKAGGMGIAAGFSYYPGKNLGAFGEAGAVTTNNDELARKIRILRDHGQVVKYEHDYIGWNGRMDGIQGAVLSIKLKHIDAANAARHRHATQYNELLGGIEGITIPTETKDNKHIYHVYAIRVENRDALAKALNEKGIATGIHYPIPIHRQKAYGDLGHQEGDFPVSEQCAAQFLSLPMYPELTEDQVTYVCDTLRSALSQESFATV from the coding sequence ATGCAGGTACCATTTCTTGACCTGAAGGCACATCACCAGCCTCATCGTGCCGAGTTCCTCGCGGCCATTGCCGAGGTCGTCGATGCCAACGCTTTCGCGGGTGGACCCTTTGTCGCGAAATTCGAGGAGGGATTCGCCGCTTACTGCGGGGTGAAGCACGCCATCGGCGTGGGCAACGGCACCGACGCCCTCTGGCTGTCGCTACTCGCGCTGGGCGTTGGCCCGGGCGACGAAGTCATCACCGTGCCCCTGACCTTCATGGCCACGGCCGAGGCGATCAGCTTCACCGGCGCAACTCCGGTCTTCGTGGATGTGGATCCGAAGACCTGGCTGATGGATGCCGCCAAGCTCGAAGCCGCCATTACCCCCAGGACGAAGGCCATCATGCCGGTCCATCTCCATGGCCAGACCGCAGACATGGACGCGATCAACACGATCGCCTGCCGACATGAGTTGCCTGTGGTTGAAGACGCCGCCCAGGCGCACGGTGCGACCAACAAGGGTCGGAAGGCCGGAGGAATGGGCATCGCTGCCGGATTCAGCTATTACCCCGGCAAGAATCTGGGTGCCTTCGGAGAAGCCGGAGCGGTCACCACCAACAACGATGAACTGGCCCGGAAGATCCGTATCCTGCGCGACCACGGCCAGGTCGTGAAGTACGAGCACGACTACATCGGCTGGAACGGCCGCATGGATGGGATCCAGGGAGCGGTCCTCTCGATCAAGCTCAAGCACATCGACGCTGCGAATGCGGCCCGCCATCGCCACGCCACCCAATACAACGAACTCCTCGGGGGCATCGAAGGCATCACCATTCCGACGGAGACGAAGGACAACAAGCACATCTACCATGTTTACGCGATCCGGGTGGAGAACCGGGACGCCCTCGCCAAGGCCCTGAACGAAAAAGGCATCGCCACCGGCATCCACTACCCCATCCCCATCCACCGTCAAAAGGCGTATGGGGACTTGGGCCACCAAGAAGGGGACTTCCCCGTCAGCGAGCAATGCGCCGCCCAGTTCCTCAGTCTACCGATGTATCCCGAACTCACCGAGGACCAGGTCACCTACGTCTGCGATACGCTTCGCTCCGCCTTATCGCAGGAATCATTCGCTACCGTTTGA
- a CDS encoding GNAT family N-acetyltransferase, with protein sequence MSGRINEEPGLPTSSRQRPSDTDHGPQSTVHGSTIQIVDPLSDPSWDDRVLSLPSYSFFHSSGWARVLRDTYGYKPVYFVLSDDNGLRSLLPIMEVYSLLTGRRGSALPFSDDCDGDHVDPEEFAALFRAAQLYGKERGWQTLECRGGVDSVPDATPSTSFYGHRLDLKKSHHELFSGFYSSVRRAIRKAERSGLRIEKSSDRNAILDYYALHCLTRRRHGLPPQPIRMFENIHRDILSQGNGFVILGRKGLHAVAGAVFLHFGTHAIFKFGASVKETLHSRPNNLIMWEGIKRLADLGLPTLHFGRTSFLNKGLRNFKRGWGTTESRIDYLKYDLKLDRYLQSPDRTQGWHNALFRLMPIPLARLVGSMLYKHVA encoded by the coding sequence TTGTCCGGGCGTATCAACGAGGAGCCTGGTCTCCCAACTTCGTCGCGCCAGCGACCTTCAGACACCGACCACGGTCCACAGTCCACCGTCCACGGATCGACGATCCAGATCGTCGATCCCCTGTCGGACCCATCCTGGGACGACAGAGTCCTCTCCCTTCCCAGCTATTCGTTCTTCCACTCCTCGGGCTGGGCACGGGTGCTCCGAGACACCTACGGTTACAAGCCCGTCTATTTCGTTCTCTCCGACGACAACGGCCTCCGTTCCCTCCTCCCGATCATGGAGGTCTACAGCCTGCTCACGGGAAGACGAGGAAGCGCTCTGCCATTTTCCGACGACTGCGATGGAGACCATGTCGATCCTGAGGAATTCGCAGCCCTTTTTCGAGCTGCGCAGCTTTACGGGAAAGAGAGAGGCTGGCAGACCCTGGAATGCCGGGGAGGGGTCGATTCGGTTCCCGATGCCACCCCTTCAACCTCATTCTACGGACACCGGCTCGACCTCAAGAAATCCCATCACGAACTGTTCTCGGGCTTCTATTCATCGGTCAGGCGAGCCATTCGCAAGGCGGAGCGAAGCGGCCTGCGCATCGAGAAGTCCTCTGATCGGAATGCCATCCTCGATTACTACGCATTGCACTGCCTCACCCGCCGGCGCCACGGGCTCCCACCGCAGCCCATAAGGATGTTCGAAAACATCCACCGGGACATCCTGAGTCAAGGAAACGGCTTCGTGATCTTGGGGCGTAAGGGACTCCACGCTGTTGCTGGTGCCGTTTTTCTTCATTTCGGCACCCATGCCATCTTCAAGTTCGGTGCCTCGGTCAAAGAGACCCTTCACTCCCGCCCCAACAATCTGATCATGTGGGAAGGAATCAAGAGACTGGCCGACCTGGGTCTCCCAACCCTGCATTTTGGCCGCACCTCCTTCCTGAACAAAGGTCTCCGCAACTTCAAACGAGGTTGGGGAACGACCGAATCGCGCATCGACTACCTGAAATACGATCTGAAGCTGGATCGTTACCTCCAATCCCCCGACCGCACCCAAGGCTGGCACAATGCCCTCTTCCGACTCATGCCCATACCCTTGGCTCGCCTGGTCGGGTCCATGCTCTACAAACACGTAGCGTAG